The Sparus aurata chromosome 10, fSpaAur1.1, whole genome shotgun sequence genome includes the window TTTACAAAATCATCAATTGTCTGTCCTTCACGGAGCTCATCACCATGAGTAAAGAGAACGGTGGTGTATTTGAAAGCTTCTTCAGAGaaatatttttgcattttctctATGACTGCCTGCTCATGCACTGTGAATTTCTCTACTTTAAGCACAATGAGAAAGGCATGTGGTCCAGGAGCACACTCAGCAATACACCTCATGATCTCAAGCTTCatcttctcctcatcctcccttgTGTCAAAAAACCCAGGAGTGTCGATCCACGTGATGATTCTTCCATTGACTGATCTGGTTTCTGCTTGGCATCTGATCGTTCCAATTTCGGGTGAATCATCTGTCTCAAACACAGCCTCTCCAAAGATGGTGTTGGCAAGGCTGCTCTTGCCAGCTCCAGTTTTTCCCAAGACCACAATCCTCCTTGCTGCTGCAAGAAGACAATAAAAACTCTGGGTCAGCGATGTATATGTTAATCTGCTGTGACCTGATGttgcaggagagaaaaagaagccCAACAGTGGTGAGGCTCtgctctcacacagacacacacacacaaacacactactcttacaactactactactactaatactcTTTAAGTGCTGTAAGTGAAGTTATCGAATTTCACAGTGGACATTATTGTGGTTGCTAGATCAAACATTACTAAACACTCATGAATGCAACAACACATCACATGAGAAACAAAAACCACACGCAAACCTCCTATTGATTTTGATTTCAGCACAATAATTTAACTTTCTGTTTattagaaatactttttttaaaaataaccaaaactTACCGTTCATGTCTCCAAAGTTAAAATCAGTGCAGAGGATGTTGCCACTGCGTCTTTTCATCGATCTTGTTTCGCTTTGCCTCTCACTTCCCCTTTTCCACCTGCTTGACTTGTTTCTTGGCAGCAGGCTAATGGAGCATATCACACAATGCACTTCTATTTTTATACAAGTGTAAGCATTAATAATAAGCTCTGGCTCTGATGTCAAgctgaaaagcagaaaaaagcagaaaagtcatacaagaaaaacacaattgttttctctcattttaaaatacttgattaaaaaaagtaaatctAATAGTGTTACGACCAGGCTCGATAGGGGAAAAGAAAGTAACATAAAACCAGGTGATATTGGTAATTTagagttatttattttatggaaGCGGGAttgtcaaaaaaacacaaccaataAACGAAGGACAGAGGGCCTGCGGGTGCTGttaaatcaaagaaacaaatataaccaaaagaGGACTCGAAAATTGAGCTActgtttttaaacaaactgaaaaaaaaaacccctctctATCTACTTCCAGATTACTCCCAACAAAAACAGTCGAAACAGTACCCCTCTTCCTAGTGGGTCttgtagtggaaattctcctttctgaggtagagagttgctaagtctccaaagaacttcagacttcagcgtatgaatcagatgtcatttaata containing:
- the LOC115589391 gene encoding GTPase IMAP family member 7-like — translated: MKRRSGNILCTDFNFGDMNAARRIVVLGKTGAGKSSLANTIFGEAVFETDDSPEIGTIRCQAETRSVNGRIITWIDTPGFFDTREDEEKMKLEIMRCIAECAPGPHAFLIVLKVEKFTVHEQAVIEKMQKYFSEEAFKYTTVLFTHGDELREGQTIDDFVNQCEPLHDLVKKCGGRCHVVDNKRWKEEKKHEYRSNQFQTEALLKTIDRMTEANKGGCYTNEMLHP